In Heliangelus exortis chromosome Z, bHelExo1.hap1, whole genome shotgun sequence, a genomic segment contains:
- the RNF170 gene encoding E3 ubiquitin-protein ligase RNF170 isoform X2 — MSCPVCLQQATFPVETNCGHLFCGSCIIAYWRYGSWLGAIRCPICRQTVTLFLPLFGEDQQDATRILHDVNDYNRRFSGQPRSIMERIMDLPTLLRHAFREMFSVGGLFWMFRIRIFLCFLGALLYLASPLDFLPEALFGILGFLDDFFVIFLLLIYISIMYREVVTQRLNR, encoded by the exons ATGTCTTGCCCAGTCTGTTTGCAGCAGGCTACATTTCCTGTAGAAACAAACTGTGGACATCTCTTCTGTG GTTCCTGCATTATTGCCTACTGGAGGTACGGGTCATGGCTTGGTGCCATACGTTGTCCCATCTGCAGACAAACG GTGACATTGTTTTTGCCACTTTTTGGTGAAGATCAGCAGGATGCAACCCGCATACTTCATGATGTTAATGATTACAATCGGAGGTTCTCAGGACAGCCCAGATCT ATTATGGAAAGAATTATGGATCTTCCCACTTTATTGCGCCATGCTTTCAGGGAGATGTTTTCTGTTGGAGGCCTCTTCTGGATGTTTCGCATCAGAatattcctctgctttcttgGAGCCTTGCTCTACCTGGCCTCACCTCTGgattttcttcctgaagccCTCTTTGGAATTCTGGGGTTCTTGGATgatttctttgtaatttttcttctgctgataTATATCTCTATCATGTACCGAGAAGTGGTAACACAGCGGCTGAATAGATGA
- the RNF170 gene encoding E3 ubiquitin-protein ligase RNF170 isoform X1: MASHQAEVQSLKLDNGSVIEGISDQVLVAVVLSFTFIAALVYTLLRNEHQNIHPENQDLVRALRQQLQSEQDASDGDRHHFYTDMSCPVCLQQATFPVETNCGHLFCGSCIIAYWRYGSWLGAIRCPICRQTVTLFLPLFGEDQQDATRILHDVNDYNRRFSGQPRSIMERIMDLPTLLRHAFREMFSVGGLFWMFRIRIFLCFLGALLYLASPLDFLPEALFGILGFLDDFFVIFLLLIYISIMYREVVTQRLNR, from the exons ATGGCCAGTCACCAAGCAGAAGTTCAGAGTTTGAAGCTAGATAATGGTTCAGTTATAGAAGGAATAAGTGACCAGGTACTGGTGGCAGTTGTGCTCAGTTTCACTTTCATTGCTGCTCTGGTATATACACTTTTAAG aaatgAACATCAGAATATACACCCAGAAAATCAAGACCTAGTGCGAGCTCTTCGTCAGCAGCTTCAAAGTGAGCAG GATGCTTCTGATGGTGATAGACATCACTTCTATACAGATATGTCTTGCCCAGTCTGTTTGCAGCAGGCTACATTTCCTGTAGAAACAAACTGTGGACATCTCTTCTGTG GTTCCTGCATTATTGCCTACTGGAGGTACGGGTCATGGCTTGGTGCCATACGTTGTCCCATCTGCAGACAAACG GTGACATTGTTTTTGCCACTTTTTGGTGAAGATCAGCAGGATGCAACCCGCATACTTCATGATGTTAATGATTACAATCGGAGGTTCTCAGGACAGCCCAGATCT ATTATGGAAAGAATTATGGATCTTCCCACTTTATTGCGCCATGCTTTCAGGGAGATGTTTTCTGTTGGAGGCCTCTTCTGGATGTTTCGCATCAGAatattcctctgctttcttgGAGCCTTGCTCTACCTGGCCTCACCTCTGgattttcttcctgaagccCTCTTTGGAATTCTGGGGTTCTTGGATgatttctttgtaatttttcttctgctgataTATATCTCTATCATGTACCGAGAAGTGGTAACACAGCGGCTGAATAGATGA